A window from Leishmania mexicana MHOM/GT/2001/U1103 complete genome, chromosome 33 encodes these proteins:
- a CDS encoding serine/threonine-protein phosphatase PP1,putative, with protein sequence MSSESTAHQLIERLIMVQRNRAPPQVLVREEEVRAVLTEVREIFMSQSMLLEIRPPVRVCGDTHGQYYDLLRIYEKCGFPPYSNYLFLGDYVDRGKQSIETIVLQFCYKIVYPENFFLLRGNHECASINKMYGFFDDVKRRYNIKLFKAFTDVFNTMPVCCVISEKIICMHGGLSPDLTSVASVMDIERPCDVPDRGILCDLLWADPEDDVQGFLESDRGVSYLFGEDIVNDFLDVVDMDLIVRAHQVMERGYGFFASRQLVTVFSAPNYCGEFDNDAAVMNIDDKLQCSFLIIPAFR encoded by the coding sequence ATGTCTAGCGAATCCACGGCGCATCAGCTCATCGAGCGCCTCATCATGGTTCAGCGCAATCGTGCGCCTCCACAGGTGCTTGTACGTGAGGAAGAAGTCCGTGCCGTGCTCACCGAGGTGCGCGAAATCTTCATGTCGCAGTCGATGCTTCTCGAGATCCGcccgcctgtgcgcgtgtgcggcgacACGCACGGGCAGTACTACGACCTGCTGCGCATCTACGAGAAGTGCGGCTTCCCCCCATACTCGAACTACCTGTTCCTTGGCGACTACGTTGATCGCGGCAAGCAGAGCATTGAGACGATCGTGTTGCAGTTCTGCTACAAGATCGTGTACCCCGAGAACTTCTTTCTTCTGCGCGGCAACCACGAGTGCGCGAGCATCAACAAGATGTACGGGTTTTTCGACGATGTGAAGCGGCGGTACAACATCAAGCTGTTCAAGGCGTTCACGGATGTGTTCAACACGATGCCCGTGTGCTGCGTGATCAGCGAGAAGATCATCTGCATGCACGGCGGCCTGAGTCCGGACCTGACCTCTGTTGCGTCCGTTATGGACATCGAGCGTCCGTGCGACGTGCCTGATCGCGGCATCCTGTGCGATCTGCTGTGGGCGGACCCGGAGGATGACGTGCAGGGCTTCCTGGAGAGCGACCGCGGCGTGAGCTACCTGTTCGGCGAGGACATTGTGAACGACTTCCTGGACGTGGTGGACATGGACCTGAttgtgcgcgcgcaccagGTGATGGAGCGCGGCTACGGGTTCTTTGCGAGCCGTCAGCTTGTGACCGTGTTCTCTGCGCCGAACTACTGCGGTGAGTTCGACAACGACGCTGCCGTGATGAACATCGACGACAAGCTGCAGTGCTCCTTCCTCATCATTCCGGCGTTTCGTTGA
- a CDS encoding serine/threonine-protein phosphatase PP1,putative, translating into MINRTTASSTSPSSSAVPQTLIEKLLVVRGASTQRQVLIKEEDIRVVLETVREIFITQPMLLEIRPPVRVCGDTHGQYYDLLRIYEKCGFPPYSNYLFLGDYVDRGKQSIETIVLQFCYKIVYPENFFLLRGNHECASINKMYGFFDDVKRRYNIKLFKAFTDVFNTMPVCCVISEKIICMHGGLSPDLTDLTAINEILRPCDVPDRGILCDLLWADPENEVRGFLESDRGVSYLFGEDIVNDFLDMVDMDLIVRAHQVVQRGYEFFASRQLVTVFSAPNYCGEFDNDAAVMTIDDKLQCSFLIIPAAK; encoded by the coding sequence ATGATAAATAGAACGACGGCGAGCTCcacctcaccctcctcctccgcagtGCCGCAGACGCTAATAGAGAAActgctggtggtgcgcgGTGCCTCCACACAACGTCAGGTGCTCATCAAGGAAGAGGACATACGAGTTGTATTGGAGACTGTCCGAGAGATTTTTATAACACAGCCGATGCTCCTCGAGATCCGcccgcctgtgcgcgtgtgcggcgacACGCACGGGCAGTACTACGACCTGCTGCGCATCTACGAGAAGTGCGGCTTCCCCCCATACTCGAACTACCTGTTCCTTGGCGACTACGTTGATCGCGGCAAGCAGAGCATTGAGACGATCGTGTTGCAGTTCTGCTACAAGATCGTGTACCCCGAGAACTTCTTTCTTCTGCGCGGCAACCACGAGTGCGCGAGCATCAACAAGATGTACGGGTTTTTCGACGATGTGAAGCGGCGGTACAACATCAAGCTGTTCAAGGCGTTCACGGATGTGTTCAACACGATGCCCGTGTGCTGCGTGATCAGCGAGAAGATCATCTGCATGCACGGCGGCCTGAGTCCGGACCTGACCGATCTTACCGCCATTAACGAGATTCTTCGTCCGTGCGACGTGCCTGATCGCGGCATCCTGTGCGATCTGCTCTGGGCTGATCCAGAAAACGAAGTTCGCGGCTTCCTGGAGAGCGACCGCGGCGTGAGCTACCTGTTCGGCGAGGACATTGTGAACGACTTCCTGGACATGGTGGACATGGACCTGAttgtgcgcgcgcaccaaGTTGTGCAGCGCGGCTACGAGTTCTTTGCGAGCCGTCAGCTTGTGACCGTGTTCTCTGCGCCGAACTACTGCGGTGAGTTCGACAACGACGCTGCCGTGATGACCATCGACGACAAGCTGCAGTGCTCCTTCCTCATCATTCCGGCTGCCAAGTAG
- a CDS encoding serine/threonine-protein phosphatase PP1,putative has translation MSESVFPLVQSIVEKMLTGGDNRFQRQILIKEEEIRAVLRAVREVFMSQPMLLEIRPPVRVCGDTHGQYYDLLRIYEKCGFPPYSNYLFLGDYVDRGKQSIETIVLQFCYKIVYPENFFLLRGNHECASINKMYGFFDDVKRRYNIKLFKAFTDVFNTMPVCCVISEKIICMHGGLSPDLTSVASVMDIERPCDVPDRGILCDLLWADPEDDVQGFLESDRGVSYLFGEDIVNDFLDMVDMDLIVRAHQVMERGYGFFASRQLVTVFSAPNYCGEFDNDAAVMNIDDKLQCSFLIVPASR, from the coding sequence ATGAGCGAATCCGTGTTTCCCTTGGTGCAGAGCATCGTGGAGAAGATGCTGACCGGCGGCGACAATCGCTTCCAGCGCCAAATCCTCatcaaggaggaggagatacgcgctgtgctgcgcgccgTTCGAGAGGTGTTCATGTCGCAGCCGATGCTCCTCGAGATCCGcccgcctgtgcgcgtgtgcggcgacACGCACGGGCAGTACTACGACCTGCTGCGCATCTACGAGAAGTGCGGCTTCCCCCCATACTCGAACTACCTGTTCCTTGGCGACTACGTTGATCGCGGCAAGCAGAGCATTGAGACGATCGTGTTGCAGTTCTGCTACAAGATCGTGTACCCCGAGAACTTCTTTCTTCTGCGCGGCAACCACGAGTGCGCGAGCATCAACAAGATGTACGGGTTTTTCGACGATGTGAAGCGGCGGTACAACATCAAGCTGTTCAAGGCGTTCACGGATGTGTTCAACACGATGCCCGTGTGCTGCGTGATCAGCGAGAAGATCATCTGCATGCACGGCGGCCTGAGTCCGGACCTGACCTCTGTAGCGTCCGTTATGGACATCGAGCGTCCGTGCGACGTGCCTGATCGCGGCATCCTGTGCGATCTGCTGTGGGCGGACCCGGAGGATGACGTGCAGGGCTTCCTGGAGAGCGACCGCGGCGTGAGCTACCTGTTCGGCGAGGACATTGTGAACGACTTCCTGGACATGGTGGACATGGACCTGAttgtgcgcgcgcaccagGTGATGGAGCGCGGCTACGGGTTCTTTGCGAGCCGTCAGCTTGTGACCGTGTTCTCTGCGCCGAACTACTGCGGTGAGTTCGACAACGACGCTGCCGTGATGAACATCGACGACAAGCTGCAGTGCTCCTTTTTGATTGTTCCCGCATCCCGTTAG
- a CDS encoding serine/threonine-protein phosphatase PP1,putative — translation MTNAAILPMVQTLIEKMLTVKGNRMQRQILIKEEEIRAVLTEVREIFMSQPMLLEIRPPVRVCGDTHGQYYDLLRIFEKCGFPPYSNYLFLGDYVDRGKHSVENIILLYCYKIVYRENFFLLRGNHECASINKMYGFFDDVKRRYNIKLFKAFTDVFNTMPVCCVISEKIICMHGGLSPDLTSVASVMDIERPCDVPDRGILCDLLWADPEDDVQGFLESDRGVSYLFGEDIVNDFLDMVDMDLIVRAHQVMERGYGFFASRQLVTVFSAPNYCGEFDNDAAVMNIDDKLQCSFLIIPASR, via the coding sequence ATGACCAACGCAGCAATTTTACCGATGGTGCAGACTCTCATCGAGAAAATGCTCACGGTGAAGGGCAACCGTATGCAGCGCCAAATCCTCATCAAGGAAGAGGAGATACGCGCTGTGCTAACCGAGGTGCGCGAAATCTTCATGTCGCAGCCGATGCTCCTCGAGATCCGcccgcctgtgcgcgtgtgcggcgacACGCACGGGCAGTACTACGACCTGCTGCGCATTTTCGAGAAGTGCGGCTTCCCCCCATACTCGAACTACCTGTTCCTTGGCGACTACGTTGATCGCGGCAAGCACAGCGTCGAAAACATCATCCTTCTCTACTGCTACAAGATCGTGTACCGGGAGAACTTCTTTCTTCTGCGCGGCAACCACGAGTGCGCGAGCATCAACAAGATGTACGGGTTTTTCGACGATGTGAAGCGGCGGTACAACATCAAGCTGTTCAAGGCGTTCACGGATGTGTTCAACACGATGCCCGTGTGCTGCGTGATCAGCGAGAAGATCATCTGCATGCACGGCGGCCTGAGTCCGGACCTGACCTCTGTAGCGTCCGTTATGGACATCGAGCGTCCGTGCGACGTGCCTGATCGCGGCATCCTGTGCGATCTGCTGTGGGCGGACCCGGAGGATGACGTGCAGGGCTTCCTGGAGAGCGACCGCGGCGTGAGCTACCTGTTCGGCGAGGACATTGTGAACGACTTCCTGGACATGGTGGACATGGACCTGAttgtgcgcgcgcaccagGTGATGGAGCGCGGCTACGGGTTCTTTGCGAGCCGTCAGCTTGTGACCGTGTTCTCTGCGCCGAACTACTGCGGTGAGTTCGACAACGACGCTGCCGTGATGAACATCGACGACAAGCTGCAGTGCTCCTTCCTCATCATTCCGGCGAGCAGGTAA